One Paenibacillus sp. FSL W8-0186 genomic window carries:
- a CDS encoding aromatic acid exporter family protein, with the protein MGFRVIKTAIATLIAIIIADAFNIQGALSAGLLAILGVDVTRKRSLLTVSSRFFASVLGLLLAFGLFFILGFHIWVLVLYILIAFPLMSRAHFKEGIVTSSVVVFRVFGGEELSLHVMLTQIELLLIGLGSAMAVNLIYMPNEQHKLSEIRHKIDELFAEIFSHIALTLHHPQHVWDGKELIEASSLIKDGLARAKRALENQLVSPDESWSVYFYMRKQQLERIESMLELIAQVFQRMPQTDIAALLFERLSLDVTKEEYTGRTEAMLAEWEQEFKKMELPSTREEFEVRSAVLQICRELAMYLEIAKKDKVPTFSKT; encoded by the coding sequence ATGGGGTTTCGAGTCATAAAAACGGCGATTGCAACGCTAATCGCTATTATTATCGCAGATGCGTTTAATATTCAAGGGGCGCTGTCGGCAGGGCTGCTAGCAATTTTAGGTGTGGATGTGACGCGGAAGCGGAGCCTGCTAACGGTGTCTTCCCGTTTTTTCGCTTCGGTTCTCGGGCTGCTGCTCGCGTTCGGCTTATTCTTTATCCTGGGCTTCCATATTTGGGTGCTTGTCCTGTACATATTGATCGCTTTCCCGCTCATGTCGCGCGCGCATTTCAAGGAAGGAATCGTAACGAGCTCCGTTGTCGTATTTCGCGTTTTTGGCGGGGAGGAGCTAAGTTTGCATGTGATGCTGACGCAAATCGAGCTGCTATTGATCGGACTGGGTTCGGCGATGGCCGTGAATCTCATCTACATGCCGAATGAACAGCATAAATTAAGCGAAATTCGTCATAAAATCGACGAGCTGTTCGCGGAAATTTTTAGCCACATTGCCCTGACACTTCACCATCCGCAGCATGTATGGGACGGCAAAGAATTGATTGAGGCCTCCTCTCTAATCAAGGACGGGCTCGCCAGAGCGAAGCGCGCGCTGGAGAACCAGCTTGTTTCGCCTGATGAATCGTGGAGTGTGTACTTCTACATGCGCAAGCAGCAGCTGGAGCGGATCGAATCGATGCTGGAGCTCATTGCGCAGGTGTTTCAGCGGATGCCGCAAACGGATATCGCCGCCCTGCTGTTCGAGCGATTGAGCCTGGATGTGACCAAAGAGGAATATACGGGCCGAACGGAGGCTATGCTTGCAGAGTGGGAACAGGAATTCAAAAAAATGGAGCTGCCCTCCACGAGAGAGGAATTCGAAGTTCGCTCCGCTGTACTACAAATCTGCCGCGAGCTGGCGATGTATCTGGAAATTGCCAAAAAAGATAAAGTTCCCACGTTTTCTAAGACATAA